One window of Streptomyces sp. SUK 48 genomic DNA carries:
- a CDS encoding phosphorothioated DNA-binding restriction endonuclease yields the protein MDWLAHIGGLRQWARGGVRAPHKPLLLLYALGRFQQDAEGGLRYTAVEGDLQRLLTEYGPPNRTTPAYPFHHLATDGVWEVRTDRGTGSPGTGVRDLRESGATGRLAPDLRAALRRDPQLLVRIVRLLLDLHFPPSLHGELCEAAGLELEWARSEGFSAARGRRDPRMRELVLTAYEYRCAFCGYDGRLGAVPVGLEAAHVRWWAFGGPDVIENGLCLCSLHHKLFDRGVLGIGDGRRVLVSQRFAGHSPAARDQVTALAGRRLLGPRPGGRPVADVHRDWHTRQVFRGEPRLPGQRTDNGTADSGTADNGTRVS from the coding sequence ATGGACTGGTTGGCGCACATCGGCGGGCTCAGGCAGTGGGCCAGGGGCGGGGTGCGGGCGCCGCACAAGCCGCTGTTGCTGCTGTACGCGCTCGGCCGGTTCCAGCAGGACGCCGAGGGCGGGCTGCGGTACACGGCGGTGGAGGGCGACCTCCAGCGGCTGCTGACCGAGTACGGCCCGCCGAACCGGACGACGCCCGCGTACCCCTTCCACCACCTGGCCACCGACGGTGTGTGGGAGGTGCGCACCGACCGGGGAACCGGCAGCCCGGGCACCGGGGTGCGTGACCTGCGGGAGTCCGGCGCCACCGGACGGCTCGCGCCGGACCTGCGCGCGGCGCTACGGCGCGATCCACAACTCCTGGTCAGAATCGTGCGCTTGCTGCTCGACCTGCACTTCCCGCCCTCCCTGCACGGCGAGTTGTGCGAGGCGGCGGGCCTGGAGCTGGAGTGGGCCCGGTCCGAGGGGTTCTCGGCGGCGCGCGGGCGGCGCGACCCCCGGATGCGGGAACTGGTGCTGACCGCCTACGAGTACCGGTGCGCGTTCTGCGGTTACGACGGCCGGCTCGGGGCGGTGCCGGTCGGGCTGGAGGCGGCCCATGTGCGCTGGTGGGCGTTCGGCGGGCCCGATGTGATCGAGAACGGGCTGTGCCTGTGCTCGCTGCACCACAAGCTGTTCGACCGGGGCGTCCTCGGCATCGGGGACGGCCGGCGCGTCCTGGTCTCGCAGCGGTTCGCCGGCCACAGCCCCGCCGCCCGCGACCAGGTCACCGCGCTCGCGGGCCGCCGCCTCCTCGGCCCCCGGCCCGGCGGACGCCCCGTCGCGGACGTCCACCGCGACTGGCACACCCGCCAGGTCTTCCGCGGCGAACCACGCCTGCCCGGACAGCGGACGGACAACGGTACGGCGGACAGCGGTACGGCGGACAACGGTACGAGGGTGAGCTGA